The following nucleotide sequence is from Paracrocinitomix mangrovi.
GAATCGGCCGGCTTAATGCTGGCCGATTTTATTTATATCAAACCATTATTCATTCAATTAACTGATCAAAATCAATATTCTACTTGCCTAATTTCCATAACATTGTTATTATGAAAATGACAATTACCTCTTTCTATTTTGGGATATTACTATCCGTTCTACTATCCTGCAATTCTTCAGAGAATGATCAAACCTCACCAGAAAATGTTGAGTCGTTTAATTCATATTGGTATGATGGGCAGGCAGAAATAAGTAGTTATGAATTAAAACAAGCACGATACGGAGAAATTAGAGAAGGTAATGCAGTAATGATTTTTGTTACCGAACCTTTTTCAAAAACATACAACACTAAGGCAGATGAAGAAAGAGATGACAATGTATCTGTATTGAAAATGAATTTTACTAAAAACTTTGTTACCGGTATCTACCCGTACTCAATAATGAGCAGTGTATTTTATCCTGTCAATAAAATTGAACATGCCACAAAATTATCATGTAGCACCCAGGAATGGTGTGGCCAAACATACATGGAAATGATCCGTAACAGGGACTTTGATGTTACTATCAACTCCTATTTTGAAGGAGAATCTGTAAACCATAGTCATCAACCATTAAATATTTTGGAAGATGAAATTTGGACAATGATTAGAGTTCGACCTGAACAGCTTCCAGTGGGTGAACAAAAGATAATTCCAGCTTTCAGCTATTTAAGATTGGCACATAAAAAATTAACTCCATATCAATGTAAATGCTCAAAAAAAGTGGAAGACGATATCACTATTTATTCAATGTCATATCCTGAAATAGAAAGAGATGTTGAAATTCAATTTGAAACTAAATTTCCTCATAAAATCCTTAAATGGAAAGAAGCTTATCCATGTGGAAGTTGCGAATCACAAGAAAAACTTGAGTCAAGTGGAGTGCTGATGGAATCAATGAAAATTGATTATTGGAATAAAAACTCAAAGGCCGACTCTCTTTCAAGATTCAAACTAGGCTTGCATTAAAAAAGGGAGCCAAATGACTCCCTTAAAAATTTGAATTTAAACTGTATTTGAATTAAGCCTTATCTAGTCCAAACTTGTGTTTGATCTAAAGTTCCTTGTGTATCATGATAAAAATTCAAAG
It contains:
- a CDS encoding septum formation inhibitor Maf, with the protein product MKMTITSFYFGILLSVLLSCNSSENDQTSPENVESFNSYWYDGQAEISSYELKQARYGEIREGNAVMIFVTEPFSKTYNTKADEERDDNVSVLKMNFTKNFVTGIYPYSIMSSVFYPVNKIEHATKLSCSTQEWCGQTYMEMIRNRDFDVTINSYFEGESVNHSHQPLNILEDEIWTMIRVRPEQLPVGEQKIIPAFSYLRLAHKKLTPYQCKCSKKVEDDITIYSMSYPEIERDVEIQFETKFPHKILKWKEAYPCGSCESQEKLESSGVLMESMKIDYWNKNSKADSLSRFKLGLH